The genomic stretch CAAATCGATCGTAGCTGTCCTTAACTCGAAAACTATAGTGACCCCATATGAAAATCTTCACATCTTTTTCTCCACTCAAGAAAATTCAAGCTGAAAAAAGGTGGAAAATAAAGATATTccgcgaaaaaagaaaaaaggacggTCGTCGATAATAAGCATCTTTAATTTCCAGATAAAATCTGAAGTTCTTTTTCTCCAGAAGTGCTTTGGCTGGCTCGTTGGCTGATGAGGACATCAACGTCCATATATGCTCAAGTTCAATACCTCCAAGTCCCCCCAAAAACAAAGGTCTtttcaaagatgaaaatgaaaagaaggaaaattgttGGATAAAGACTAGATAGCTCGATGTCTTAAGAACCTAGAGAAATTGGTTCTTTGCGAATTGACGTCATAAATAGCGTACTATTGTCTATTCTTGCAAGATCACTCGTCCGAGGGATTGGTGGTAAGAAACTTATTTCTCTCACTAGTGAATCCGAAACAATTCGATTGGGGATTAGTGCACCGAACACTTGAGTCTGTTCCTTCAATTCATTCTCCATTTCTAAGTTTTTGTGGCGTTCAAGGTAGCCTCATCGTCCGCCTTCTTTGTCCTCTTCTCCCTCAGGGTTTCTCTCTAAGCTGTCGCAGCCCAACTTTCCTTTGAGATTCTCctgagggagagaggggggacctctctctctctctctctctctctctctctctctctctctctctctctccctgcccATTTCCCGGCCCATCTCCCGTTCCCTTTatgtttctctatttctttgTCTTTTAGATTTCTTCGTCGATTTCATGGATGATGCGATCAAATCCTCCACGAAAGTGAGCTCTGAAGATCGAAGCGCGAGTGTCTTGAAAGAATATGCTCTCTTAGATATGTTCGCTTGCCCTGGCTCCAGCTCCGGCTCTGGGTGCTTGCTCTAGAAAATCGTGCACTCCACAAGTATTCGAGACTCATTTATTGCTATCTTCACCAATCGGTTATCTAATaatgattttgtgatcaaatgGTATCCTTTTGTAGTTCTTCCCTTTCGATTTAGAGCTAGATCTAAATTTGTGTGCTCTTTTATCTCGATCTATATTTAAATATGTGTTTTCTATGCCCTTTCAACCTATTGGTGTTGTTGTAGTCTCTATACGATAGTAGTGTTGAGGAAGTTGAACCTAAGCGCGCACTGTCTTTTGGTAAAACCATAGCTACTAGAGATGAATTTCTCGACGTGTGCTCATTATTGATGATGATGCGAGATTCGAAGCCCGTCCTTTGTGCTTCGATACTATGACGGATCTATCTTTGTGGAATGAACTAGTTTCTACTAGTTGTACCAAGATGATTCACTCTTCGGACTTACTTGTTTTGCTCACTTTGTGGGATTTACATCTTTATTTTGAAGTTATgtacatatttttcatataaaatgaaaattttcattctcaactcccaaaaaaaaaggtagctTCGTCGATTATAACTACGCGACATTTAAAGGCTTGTTCAGAACAACCAATTAGCCAATATTCTCGACTTCTTAACATGTCGGACGGATCCATCAAAATCTTTTATGGTTAGTCCATCCACTTATTAAAGAAATGCTATTAGGTGCGATCATTAGGGGGGCGGGAAAAAGTGGAAATTTACGAAATGGAGGGGGCCccaattcctttttcttcaaaaaggtcCAATATGAGATATCATTGTTAATTTAAGATTATTGGAACGTGGTCGATTAGTAATTTATGAGAATGAGAGGGACCCGTCTTCATCAGTCTCTCTCTCGTTGCCTCCATATTTATCTTACTTTCATGTTTCGCAAAGCCACAAGCCAGCACGTATGAACGATCTTTAGTGGTGCATGGATTTTTTGTTCTCCTCGGACGTATCGGATGGTGAGGAGAACCCGAAagcgaaaaggaaaacaaattcaTTATTAAAATCGGGGaaatctcctctttttttttttctgatcaaTTATTCGAGGAATGCGTTTGCGCCCCAGCTGGCTCTCGATTTTTTTCTTAGCGAAAGATATCTGAATATACTTCCCAAAGCATTTCGTTCTCACCACAAATATCTAGATATCAAGTTACAAATATTCGACCCCAGAAGAAAAAGGTAGGAATAGACATTTTGCTATTAAAATCGGGAACCGCCCATTGGTTTCATGGATTTATCCGGGGGCCGGACCAGAGCTAGAAGGAGGCAAGCAAATAAAGCGAGGCATTATAGGCTACTTATAGCTTCGATGGCCCTTCCACTTTGGTGATTGTTAGGCAATACTACAGTGTCTGGATAAACATGTCCTTTACCAACCAAACAAGATGTGGAGTGTTTTGGAGAAGTACGGTATCCTAGCgaaggactttttttttaaggtatgCCCCTAGCCCACAACACTAATAGATGCTTAGATACCTGTAATTGAATTTATAAGCAGAGCGGGGCGGGATGGATGAGAAAAGTGGCGAGAACCCGGTTTCCAGGTGGGTCCATGGAACAGGTCCCACCAAGCAAATGGAGGCGATtgagaaagagagggggagTTGATGAGCGGCCGTGCGTCGATGGGAGTCGAGGTCGAGAGTCGAGAGATGGAGACGGAGAGACCAAGGTGAGAGTGAGACATTGACAGTAGATTTCGAGAATAGAGTGAGAGTTTGAGACGAGATAAGCGATTTTCAAATTACGgatgtaagatttttttttatttttttaaaattaaaattaaattcgaTTATATATTACCGATCTGGTTAGGGTGGGTGGTTCCACACTTGGAACCAGGAACCAAATCGGTACCCATGGTTCCCTTAGCAATCACCGGTTACGGACCGGTCTAGTTCTGGGTGATTCCCAATTCCTTTGCATGCCCCTACTAGATTGTGACCCATGCATTACAACAAATAATCATAAAAGCACGACAGTTTCAATAACAGATGAAAGATTATATTTAAGTACTTAATTTCGGATGGGAATATAGATGTTCTTGTTGAATTTAAATGCCTCCCCCGCCCATCTAAAAAGCTGATTAATAGAAATAAAATTATTTGTAAGACCTTGTACAGCACATACCACCATAATCTAAGATAGAGCAGCTCAATTTAGGATGATAAAGATAATAGAAAAGCATGTTATCGAATTTCGAAGCACCTTACACGTACAAACTCACGAACAtattttatgtactttttattatgattttgttttggGTCATAACTATGATTTGATTAGATACCTATTTTCTTGGACCTAATACCCAAAAAcaccttcaactttagcatttgtgacaattatatccaaaactcttttttgtctcataaaacacctctaatttttatttttgtccaaattctactggtttaatactaaaaaaaaaccttcaactttaacatttgtcccaattatatccacaacattttttgtctaataaaaaaccctcaacttttattgttatcccaattctaccatcgtCAACCTTCAgtccataatcaccgttagttaatcttaTATGGCTCGACTTTTATCGCCGAACTTatcaatgaatcttcgaaatttagaaacattAGGTTTTAAGGACGACGAGATTTTAGATCGTTAATCCAAATATCTCCACATCTAGCCTTTTTTGAGCTGCTGAATACCGAAAAGAATACGAAACGTGTCGTTGTGAATAACTCTGTATCTCTCGATAATATATAGAGGAAGCAaataacaaaagagaagttTATGGATTTTGTCATGTCAGCTTTGCTGAGATATAATTCATTAATAACATGAAAATGCTATGTAAGATttactaatggtgattatggacggaaggctaactgtggtagaattgggataaaagtaacaATTGGAAGTTTTTTATAagtcaaaaaaaagttttggatataattgggatatatgTTAAAGTTGAGGGGTTTTTTTGTGTACTAAACCtgtagaattaggacaaaagtaaaagttggaggttttttatgcgataaaaaaaagttttggatataattatcacaaatgctgaagttgaaggttttttttggatattgggCCTATTTTCTTGGCTGATGTAGGTTGGAAAGCGGCATCCGCTTTTCCTGAGGAAAGAAGATTATAGTTGATCTCAAAGTTATAATTAtaggcaaaatttcaaaatcattaGATATAAAAGAATTTCCACACGCTAGATGTTTATTAGATGCACAAATTGCcgtataaaaaattataattaaagtGGAGGATGAAACATCTTAGCATGAATAGAACATTAGTTAACTCATCATTATTTGTACAAGGTTACATGTGCAATTAGGTTATCAAAGTACAAAGCAACTAATTAGTatcaaagtaaaaatctcaCAAATACGATATAGGATATTAGACCTCGTAAATCTTATACTATCCTTTAAATGTATAGAGATAACAGGAGCTTTTATCTACTAACCaatacaagaaagaaaaaaatatttattcgaTATATATGGCTTAAAATTAAATAATGAATAATGAAAAGCGAGGAAAAGAATAAGGAATAATAAATTAGTGCATATATGTTTTGCGAGAGAATTACCAATaaggtcttaaacctattgtaaatgtatcaattttgtcctaatcttttcttttgttaatttattcctaaaccttttgtaattgtgtcaatttagtccatttgaccaATCGGCGTTAAcgtgataaatttttaataatatatattttaaatttttaaatagttgttttgtcttttcttttcttttctttttggctacTGCCGGCCCaaaactaataataataataataataataataataataataataaagcatacaaattataaaaaaaattaaatatttgaaaaaatattattacaaatttgCAACGTCAGCACAGACCTGTCAGATGGAATGATATGGCACagttacaaaaggtttaggattaattagcaaaaaaaaagtttaggactgaattgatacaattacaataggtctaagactattttaataatttttcctatgttTTGCTATTCTCGTGGAAAAGCATCATAATCTTTTCCTACAAAGAGGAGATGCCAATCCTAACTTCTACGATCCTAACTAACACATTTTGTTAGATAGCATTTCGTAATTTCTTTGTATAGGGTGTAATGTCCCTTTTATCGTCCTAAATTCTATGGGTTCTACGACTCACCGTTCATAGATAGATAATAGCAATCTGCTAAGTAAGTTTCTTTTGCTATTCTTAATGAATTACCTAATTAGATAGTAACTCTCCTTTGACGTACGTCATCGTCCTTACTAATAGTAATTTATCTGTAAATTTCCCTCGCAACATTTCATAAGAGGGCGTAATTTTGGTTTGTGGCTCTTGAGTTCTCTTGCTCCTACGTCAACAAAATATCTAAttcatctttgctttcttttacACTTAGCAAAGTTTTGCAACCCATGCTtttctaatgatttttcatattcaTTGTAACTTTTCTTAATCAAGTGTGAGTCTGATCATCCTTGCGTCATACTCCTTTAAAATCCGTAAGTTATTGTATAGTAATATATGTATGATAGCGATGGCTACTGAAATGATGGAATGATTATCACAAAAGGGACGACTTTGAACCGGTAAAATCTTACTAACGCCGGTTACGTAAAGCATTTGCTCGGATGGGACATCATTTGATTGTCTAAACACCAAAGTTCGACTTACATTGAACTACGATGGTTGGTTCCAGAATAAATTGGTTCTCACCACGAAACCGGAAACTGGACTAGACAAGACTGATTCTCAATTCATGAAAACTGGAACCAGCCCTGTCCAGCCGGGAACCAAACTAGATCGTACTGATCTGTCCTAGTCCGATGTTTGGGTTGGATCGGACCGACTGTAgtcctttattttttgctttttcaatgATAATACCCGCATCAACAAGCGTATGTTTCTTTAGTCTTTGGTTGCACTGACTGGAAGTTTATAGGAACgtctttttgtcaatttttactGGATGTGGTCCAGTAGACAAACATCTTTTTggcaaaaattagagaaaattttGGACAATGTGACCGACCCTATTGAGCGTGAGAGAGGCGTGAGGTGCTAGGGTTTTGTTTTAATTCTAGCTTTAGTTtagaaactaaaaaagaaaaaaatttaactaaaaaggAATAACACATATCGGTCCAGTCGGTCGGTTCCTTGACCGGAACCGGATTGGTCATTGTCGATTACCAATGGACTCATTCCGAGAAGCGCCCGCAGAACTggctggtccggtccggttccctagTTGGATCAAGACCGCAATCACCCCTACTTTGAATGACTAACTAGACCTTTGTCGGTTAGGAACAACTAGCTAGACTTTTCAAAGCACAAATACGTGAATACATggatgattaccaaaaaaataccaagCCTATGTATgaatgtcaattcggtcctaaaactttcaatataGTCAACttcattttaaaccttttgacaatttgtcaatatagtcattttggtcaatttcggctagaaatcgctgacatgtCTAATGTTGCACAAccgatgttgacgtggacaatctTTTAAGGATAATTTGATCTAGCAAGGGGGTGGGGTTCGACCCTTGTTAGTATTGGGCGGGGACCGTGGCACCCATGCTAGATTTGGGCTAGGCGAGGGTGTGCTAGCCCTTGCCTGTGGCTGGCGAaggagaattaaaaaaaataaaataaaaaaaaggaaagaaaagaaatggaaaaaatttaaaaaatatagcaCTATTGCAACACTTAAAACACTTCCCAAATGATTTATAAACAACGTAGGACTCTCAACAAGCAAATCGATCGATCACGGAATGAGTAGGGTGTTCTTGTAAGTCCCATGACTCTTCTCTATCTGCTTTCGCTGGCACCGACCTctttaataatttgtcaattttcaagTCGACCGTTGAATGATTTTTACGATAATCAACCTAGCCATTGTTGATTGCAATAGAATCACTGGAGATCCGGTCTACCATACAACCACATCTTCCGACAATGACCGTGCCGCTTCCAACACTAGTCTTCAAGTTAGGAAATAATCCTTATCCAGTGACACGATGAATAAtccatttgatttttgaataaGTAAATCCATAATTTCATACTTGTGATTAGCTATCAGGTTCCTTTAAATGCATAATAACTGTCAAAGGAATGTCCAGGTCTTCATCATATCACTCGATCGGGAGCGATCGCCGTAGTTCGATGTGAGCCATCCGGTCTGTAAAAATTTTGTGTTCATCACAGTCCATCGATTTTTCCCCTCGAACACGCGTGTGAATTAGACTTCCACAGATTTATCCACATATCGATTTTTCTCCAACTCCTCATGAACTTCTCGTTCTCTTTGACTTCTTCACCTTGTAGTTGTAGGTCCTTCTAGTCTTTCAAGTCATTTCTCTCAACACTTAAAAGATAGATTCAATAGTGTTGAGTCACTAATTAACGTTAATTGAACGGAAACAACATTCGCATCTATCAAACAACAGATGGTAATGACTAAGCATTTCTCATTGGGAAAGAACAGtgaattttcccttttacgCCGGAAAATATAGGAGAGGTTGACATAATTTGTGCGTGGGCTGTCAGATCAATGGCTAAGATTGATCTTGCATAGCCCAGTAGGGAGTTTCTATCGGGGGAGAGATGGATCCAGTAGCCCCTAAATAATGTAGGCTAAATTTCATTGAGAATCCACCAGCAAGAGATACTCCACGCCTCACCAAAGTTAGGAGTCGGAAGTACCATATGTAGAGACCCGACTTAGTACCGGTCGGTCGATGAACCTTACCTTTAAGCAAGCCGCGAGCTCATGAGTTCGTGCAGACGTTTGCCTTAAGACTCTTGAGCCAACATGGCAATGGAAGCACCAAACttaaggaaaagagagaaagaacttCCTAGTCTTGTAATTTCACCAGGAGTTCCATCGTGTCAGACAAAGGAGACAATTGAGGCATCAATGGGAAACTATGAACCGAGAGATTTTTCAAGTTTGCATGCAAAGTAACCACTGCAAGAAGGAAAACAATCCCAACTGCCTAGAAATTACTACAGTGTCCATTGATCACATAATTTCAACCGTTATCATTTTACACACGTATAAGTTATAACCTGACTACAGCACATGGATTATAGGGGGAaggaaaggggaagaaaaaccAAACTGGGTCCAAGGATACATATAGATGGAAAAACCAAGTTTCCTAATCTACTGCTCTGACTCTTGAAAAGTATTACTTCAACCGGCATTTGAAACTTTGCACAATGCTTTTCTTGTTTAAGCCCTCCTCTATTTGAGCCTGAAAACCAATGCCTAATACAGAGAGGTCTCAGATAATTCGTGCGCGACAGAAATCCAACGTCAACACGAAGAATAGCTGCAGAGGATTTGTGACGTACTAGGGACAAATTTGGTAGCTTGTACATAAAGATGCCTCGAGTATGCTACTGGAACATCTCGTCCAACTTCTGCCTGTACTTAGCCAAACCCTACACAGAATTTGCATTTGCATAATTACCATATTTCAACGAAATTCCAGCAACTGATAGTTGATACTTGAATCTGTAAACATTCACAAGTTGGAACTAACTTTCATACCGTGTACTATGAAATGAAGAATTGACCCTCCCCCATAACGCGAGCTTATACCTTGTTGAATGAGATAGATAATAAAATTTTGGGAACTCTGTTTCTCCTATGGAGGTGAAGTGCATGCTTGTTTTTCCtcagcaaaaaagaaattgataggaaGGTTTTTATCCAGTATTCCTCTAGATATAGCTAATTAAGATGCTCATTAGCCCTAGACAAAATTTTTAAAGAATGAGGAGAATCATATCATTGACAGTGATTAACAAACACCGATAAGAGCCCCCACTATCGCAAACTCACGATGACCATCCATTTATTTTGAGGTGAGCGGGAGAGTGAACTTCTAATGTACATGCCTTTGTGCCTCTTAATTTAAGATCCTTCTGGCGATAATTAAGCTCTATCGCTAAAAATCTCTTCTAGGCAGACCTGTCCTTAATAGGCCAATTAAATTCATTAGCTACGTAAATCCCAAGTGGAGATATTCAAATGCCTGCATGAATTGAAGCATTTAATAGATGGAAGACGTCATTTATAGTTTCACTAATCAGTAGACAAGAACACAGAGTCAGCTGACTCCTATGCAAGAGCGCAACTCTTGTAATATATATCCTAATACGTTTCATAACTAGTTCCACTCCCAGTCTATGAAACAATGATAATGCTACATGCAATCCGAGTGCCTTTTTGATCTAGCTAACTTGCACATGAATCATACAGTGAGACACTAGATCAATCAACGGATTTTACagcaatttttctaatcaatctGCTTCCGGATCAACATGTTCAGAACAAATAGGGCCAAAGTGAAAACATACCACATAAAGGAATAGCATACCTTAGTATATGCATATACCCCAACATCCGTCGGTGCCGAGGGACTTCCTCTCCTGATGAATTTACCCTCTTTGAATATGTATAGCATCGGTACACCCGTTGATAGTTCCAAACTTATAACCTGTTGATAATACAAAGCCATTTACTTTAGTTACATAAAgtcataaaataataaaattactGATTTGGGTCGTTGCATCACCTCCTGGGAAGTTAATTTGTCAAGGTACATAATGATTGACCTCAAAGAATTCCCGTGGGCAGCAATCATAACATTCTTCCCAGCAAGTAGTTGAGGTTCAATCTGCAATGTGGATTCGGCTGTAAGAAACTACACAAAACAGATATGTTTCATTCTCCCGAACAAGAGATGAAGGAAGGCAGTCAGATACCTGTTCTTTAAAATAAGCAACAGCTCTTTCGGCACACATTTCCAGACTCTCCCCATTGGGCGGAGGAATGTCATAACTTCGACGCCACTCATGAACTTGTTCCTTTCCGTATCTTTCTGCTGTTTCCTGCTTATTCAGACCTTGTAATTCCCCATACCTGAACAAAACGTGTTTAATAAAGGCAATCATAATACTATAACGGCAGAGGAAATTATTCATATGTAGAACCAGCGTTCTTACATTCTTTCATTCAATTGCCAAGCTGTTACGACAGGAATGGATTGTTCTTTTGTATCTTCACTGAAGACTTTGCTCCATAGCCTAGCCTGCTCACTCTCATCATGCAAGATCATCGGCACCTGCAGATAGGTATAGCACAAATTACTGATGCCTAGATTGGATAATGCCATGCATTAACAAGCTACTTCTTTGAAGATATGCTCCTGACCTCCTTCGGTCTTTCTGACATGCAAAAGAATGACATAGCTTAGTTACCTTTTTACAACGGTGCTGAGTCATGGCAAGCATTGCTGTCATTTGCGCACGAATCAGTGCCGATGTAAAAATCATGTCGATGGGTATGTTGCTAATTCTTTGTCCAGCATGAATTGCTTCCTCTATCCCCTTATTGGTAAGTGGTACATCTACACAACCTGTGAATAGGTTCTTTTCATTCCACAAAGACTCACCGTGCCGAATCAGTATAAGAGCTGCTTCACCTGAGATAGAAACGAAATTTCGTCCAATAACTCACTAAAACGGCTGCTGTTTGAATGTCATTTTAAGATTCAAGATTTGCATGAAAAAATGAGCTCCTGCAGTTTTTCCTCCTGCTCTACCAAGAATCAAGAAGAAACTATATAAGCTACTTTAAGAGTTACTTCGAGTAGGATATGCAACTTGTCCACACCCTGCAGATCATATAGATCGACATTAGACTTGATGAAAGAGCCGTacttgattttttcttggaCTCCGTGGAATCACTTTTTGAGGGAATTATAACTGGATCAAGCACTGGAGATTGGGCTGAAACTCTAGTAGCAGAAGAATTCCTCAGTTCGGAGGCCCGAGTTCCTCTTACCAACTGACTAGCTTCAAAATTAAGCACTTTCCGAGAAAATCTGAACGAAACACTGCCCAATTCCTGATGGCTGGAAGATTTGTTGAGACAGCCATGAGGCTGAACAATTCCACATGCTTGATTAAACACGGCAGCGGCCATTCTGAAAGTTAGAGAAAAGCGTCGTGACATTAGTATACAGAGGAATCTATCTTTCCCCATGCTTTTCAGGAAGTGAAATCATAAGCATTATGTTCCTAAAGAACCTAGCGTGGAACAAAAATGTCATAGTTGTCATTCGCTTTCTGTTTCTTAGACAGAAGTAGTACAGAGCATGCTGATGTTGAAGTATGATcactcacaaaaaataaaaataaatagaagcTAGAAAGAATGATCCTCAAAGGGATGTTTTGCTAATGAACCAAAATCAAAGTCATCGCTTATACGCTGCGCAGTAATTTCCACATTTAACAGAAACAACTCCCCGTTGCATGAAATAGACAGCACCAGGTTATTTTAGCTGTCCAAAGAGGCAATAAGTGAGCCGGAAGGAGCTCACTATTGGGTCGACCTTTTAAAACTAAAGCCACATACCCTGAATCAACAGAACAGCGAGAAAAAATTCTGTCACGTAACAGAACAAAAAGTCCTAGAAATTTCACTAAATTAAGCTTTTAGCTCCAAAACTTAGGCCCAGAACAGACAGACTAATTCAAAGtaactcaaaatccaaattcCCACAAAACTGGCAAGCTACAAAATGAACACAACAAATGCATCATTGCACACAAGCCTACGACCAAAGAATCACGAGCATCTCCCTCGAACTAAACCtggaaaaaaaacaatcttACTCGAGCGACGAGGAACAGAAAAGACACGAAAAGCTCCACGACCCTGAAGCCGAAACGCGAGAAGAATGGAAGCGAAAGCGAAGAATCAGCTCGATTGCGTTGGAATCAGCATCAAGATCGCACCTTTCCTTTATAGGCCGAGCGAAAATGCCGAGGAAGACAGGAAGAGTGCAAATTTCCGCAGCCGGGCTTGAGTTTATTACGAGAGAGGGGGgacggagaagaagatgaagacgggTTAAACTCAAAGCTAGCTGTCCAACTTTTCCAATTGACGGAATGCGGGAGGCAGAACAGGATTCTCTGTTACATCATTCCCCGTGGAAGAAATCGCTCCCCTTTCTTGTTGTTGGGTGTTGTTTACGTCTCAGATGCGCAAAATCGAAACAGGGTATCGACAAagtttctctcttccttctctttcgcGATGttttttcgctttctctctctaacagTTGGCAAGGCTTCTTATAAAATGGAGACGAACGCTTGCGGGCGATCATGCGCCGCTCCACTTGTTCGCATTCTTTGACATTTGGTTTGGCAACGACCGTCTTCAGTAGGGCCTGCGTATATTATATTGAggacaaaattaataaataatttttaatttcgaaaattttcgaTTGAACTTAATTGGTTTACATTGCAATTAGTGATTTAAAAGAGTGGCAAAGCCAattcaagaagtaaaaaatattttcatggtaaACGAaaatattgatatataaataattattaatattgaaaatattttttattgactaattatttcgaatGATAGAAGCGACCGTGAGCAGAAAAATACcctctaaatctttttttttttcgcgaaataaacggagacTCAATATAAGACGCAACAATAACttgttcattgaattagagaaCTACTTTCTC from Rhodamnia argentea isolate NSW1041297 chromosome 2, ASM2092103v1, whole genome shotgun sequence encodes the following:
- the LOC115748901 gene encoding 2,3-bisphosphoglycerate-dependent phosphoglycerate mutase 1 — protein: MAAAVFNQACGIVQPHGCLNKSSSHQELGSVSFRFSRKVLNFEASQLVRGTRASELRNSSATRVSAQSPVLDPVIIPSKSDSTESKKKSSEAALILIRHGESLWNEKNLFTGCVDVPLTNKGIEEAIHAGQRISNIPIDMIFTSALIRAQMTAMLAMTQHRCKKVPMILHDESEQARLWSKVFSEDTKEQSIPVVTAWQLNERMYGELQGLNKQETAERYGKEQVHEWRRSYDIPPPNGESLEMCAERAVAYFKEQIEPQLLAGKNVMIAAHGNSLRSIIMYLDKLTSQEVISLELSTGVPMLYIFKEGKFIRRGSPSAPTDVGVYAYTKGLAKYRQKLDEMFQ